A genomic window from Pagrus major chromosome 23, Pma_NU_1.0 includes:
- the 42sp43 gene encoding P43 5S RNA-binding protein-like codes for MNGTSGGKPVGGPPLQLFNCAQANCGATFTRQWRLKEHETVHTGARPCQCTIAGCERRFTRKSHLSRHMLQHRGVKLFRCKFASCTQSFFNAGKLKRHVRYSHGDKHKYFKCSQPNCALTFKKRRVYKLHLQEHQMSAKFKCSKDGCAATLDSHIARKAHEKKHAGYRCPHANCQVHEYTWGKLQKHMAKHPAVFTCQVCKKAFSKLDALRRHRRIHSSHKPVLVCPREDCQAYFSTTFNLQHHIRKVHLELFKYRCSFPDCPRMFAMRESLTRHLLRHDTSATSLKKRQRPKKSWQKRLDGHHLPFVEEDLRRLFTLRMRISRRAKVETNLSGLFNERKIPHYVDPEVNLRNLFGIKKPRPLEEPEV; via the exons ATGAACGGAACGAGCGGTGGGAAACCTGTCGGCGGTCCGCCGCTGCAGCTCTTCAACTGCGCTCAGGCGAACTGCGGAGCGACTTTCACCCGACAGTGGAGGCTGAAGGAGCACGAGACTGTGCACACCGGAGCG CGTCCGTGTCAGTGCACCATTGCTGGCTGTGAGCGTCGTTTCACAAGGAAATCCCACCTGAGCCGCCACATGCTTCAGCACAGAGGGGTGAAGCTGTTCAG gtgtAAGTTCGCGAGCTGCACGCAGAGTTTCTTCAATGCGGGGAAACTGAAAAGACACGTGCGTTACAGCCACGGAGACAAACACAAGTATTTCAAG TGCAGTCAGCCAAACTGCGCCCTGACCTTCAAAAAACGCAGAGTGTATAAACTGCACTTACAAGAGCATCAAATGTCTGCCAAGTTCAA GTGTTCGAAGGACGGATGTGCCGCCACGTTGGACTCCCACATCGCCCGCAAAGCTCATGAGAAGAAGCACGCCG GTTACCGCTGCCCTCACGCTAACTGCCAGGTGCATGAATACACCTGGGGGAAACTTCAGAAGCACATGGCCAAACATCCAG CTGTGTTCACGTGCCAGGTGTGCAAGAAGGCGTTCAGCAAACTGGATGCTCTGCGGAGGCACAGGCGGATCCACTCTTCCCATAAGCCTGTGCTAGTTTGTCCCAGGGAAGACTGCCAGGCCTACTTCTCTACAACCTTTAACCTGCAGCACCACATCCGCAAGGTGCACCTCGAGCTCTTCAAATACAGATGCTCCTTCCCTGACTGCCCACGCATGTTTGCTATGCGG GAGAGTCTGACCAGACACCTGCTTCGTCATGACACAAGCGCCACCTCTCTGAAG AAACGTCAGCGACCTAAGAAGTCCTGGCAGAAGCGTTTGGATGGACATCATCTACCCTTTGTGGAGGAAGACTTGCGTCGCCTCTTCACCCTGCGCATGCGGATCTCCCGACGTGCCAAAGTGGAAACCAACCTATCAGGCCTCTTCAATGAACGCAAGATCCCTCATTACGTTGACCCAGAAGTCAACCTGCGCAATCTGTTTGGTATCAAAAAGCCTCGTCCTTTAGAGGAGCCTGAGGTTTAA